Sequence from the Suncus etruscus isolate mSunEtr1 chromosome 1, mSunEtr1.pri.cur, whole genome shotgun sequence genome:
CTGGAGGCCTGCACAGACTTCTGGGACGGGGCTGACATCTATCCACTTTCTGGTTCTGACAGGTGAGTGAACCCCAGAGCCTCTGCTGTTGTAGCTGGAGTGGTCACCTCCTAGCACCCCTCACTCCTCCCACCCTGTTTCCCCATGCAGAAAGAAGGTGTTGGACTTCTACCAGCGAGCCTGCCTTTCCGGCTACTGCTCTGCCTTTGCGTATAAGCCCATGACCTGCACCTTGTCCTCGCAGCTCAATGGCAAGTGCATTGAGCTGGTGCAAGCGCCCGGCCATGCCAGCATCTTCACCACCTGTGAGCTGCCCAGCACCATCCCCCTCAAACTGGGTGGACGCCGCAGCAGCTGGAGCTCTGACGGTACCCACAGGGCCAGTCCTATCTCCGCTCTGTCCCCAGATGCCCCCTTCTTTCTGCCCCCCGCCATTGCCCCATGGGTTCATGCCATCTGTCCAAGTGAGCATGATTGGTGGATTGCAGTCTGATTCAGATGGGACTAAAAGGCCAGTcttagaggccagagcgataacacagcaggtagggcatgtgccttgcaggtggccaacctgggttcgatccctgacatcccataggatcccccaagtctgccaggagtgatttctgagcacagagccaggagtgaccactgaacactgctgggtgcggaccctccccccaaaaaaaaagaaaaagaaaaaagaaaagaaaggccagTCTTGGAGCCATCCAGGACAAAGGGACTCAGGGCTCTGCTCACCTTCCTCTACCAGCCTCCAAAGACACCCACTCTGGGTCTTACGACTTTAAGACCCCTGAATTCCTGCCCTGCTCTGTCGGGTGGCTGAGGGTTGGGCCGGGAAGTCACCCGACTGATGAggatctttcattcttttctctgtgtctgtgttgGTGCTTTCGTGTCATGTgcttgtgcatgtgtgtgttggaATCTGCGGGTTCCTGTGTCCTGCGTTGTTCACGGCTGTGGTGCCGTGCCTGTGTGTGTGCCCATGTATGTCCTTGCTGGGCCCCACCATGTGGCTGCCTGAAGAAGGGATCGGGGAGGTGCTGGAGAAGGAAGACTGCATGCAGGCCCTGAGTGGGCAGATCTTCATGGGCATGGTGTCCTCCCAGTATCAGGCTCGGCTGGACATTGTTCGTCTCATCGACGGGCTGGTCAATGCCTGCATCCGCTTCGTCTACTTCTCCCTGGAGGACGAGCTCAAAAGCAAGGTCCAGGGCCGACCTTCCCTTCCTGGGGAGGGGCCACTCCAGCTCTTTTTTTCCTGCCTTCGATGAGTGTTCATAggcccttcctctctccctctctctgccttCCCCAGGTATTTGCagaaaagatggggctggagaccGGCTGGAACTGTCACATCTCCTTGACACCCAATGGGGACCTGCCGGGTTCTGAGATCCCACCCTCCAGCCCCAGCCATGCCGGTTCCCTTCATGATGATGTGAAtcagggtgagggcagaggatgggtttgtgtgtgtgtaataacTTCCTTTCGCTAGGGAGAACCCCAGGCCCTCTTTCTGGTCCATTCTGTAGGCTGCCTGCTTCCGCCTGACGGGCTCTTGTCTCTGCAGTGTCCCGAGATGACATGGAGGGACTCCTGCTCATGGAGGAAGAGGGGCACTCAGACCTCATTAGCTTCCAGCCCACGGACAGTGACCTCCCCAGCTTCCTGGAGGACTGTAACCGGGTAGGATGGCTGAGGGGATGTGGGGCGGGAAGTGCCCGTGTGCCCGTGTGCccgtgtgcctgtgtgtgtgtgtgtgtgtgtgtgtgtgtgtgtgtgtgtgtgtcctttgcGCCTCCTGAGGCTTGGGCATCTGCTTTCTCTAGGCCAAGCTGCCCCGGGGCATCCACCAGGTGCGACCTCACCTACAGAGCATCGACAATGTGCCCCTGCTGGTGCCCCTTTTTACTGACTGCACCCCCGAAAGTGAGCACCCCCGCCAAGGCACCTAGGGGTCTACCAGATCTAGGGAATCAGAAGTGACTCTCCTGGGGGGAGTCCAGTGCTGGTGGGTCTGCCTGCTCCTTCCCCAGCTGCTCGGTGCTCCACTCACCTGAttgcccccccccatttcccCCAGCCATGTGTGAGATGATCAAGATTATGCAGGAGTACGGGGAGGTCACGTGCTGTCTGGGCAGCTCCGCCAACCTGCGGAACAGTTGCCTCTTCCTGCAGAGTGACCTCAGGTCAgcgcccgggggggggggggccctacAAGACTCCCCTGGAGTCACATCTGTACTGTCCTgggcggggtggggaggtggAGGCCGCAGGTGCTTGCAAGCATGCCAGGAGAGTGGGTTCTTTCTTTTGTGGGGTGCTGCTGCTTATGGGAACTCTCAACAGTATTGCTCTGGACCCCCTGTACCCGTCCCGCTGTTCCTGGGAGACCTTTGGCTATGCCGCCAGCACCAGCATGGCCCAGGCCTCCGAGGGCCTCTCCCCGCTACGGCTCTCGGGCCAGCTCAACAGCCTGGGTTGTTCCCTGACCTTCCGCCAGGAAGAGACCATCAGCATCATTCGGCTCATCGAGCAGgtggggtgtgtatgtgtggagGGGTGTACCCCGACAGCAGCATCCCCGGCCCTCTAGTTTCAGGTCCTGTTCCCCAAGGGGGGTTCTAGGTGGGGCAAGGCAGCTGTGGGGCCTGCGTGAGACCTATGTGGGTCCCTTCTGGTCTCCCCAGGCTCGCCACGCTACCTACGGCATCCGCAAGTGCTTCCTCTTCCTGCTGCAGTGCCAGCTGATGCTTGTGGTCATCCAGGTGAGCTGGGCCAGGCGGGCACTGCCCTCTGCCTGCTCCATTGCTCAGTTCGCTTTTGTAGGCACCCTGTAGGCAGATGCGAGACCCCCGGACCCTCCTCTCTGCCTCCATTGGACTTACCTCGTTTCTCCGCCCCTGTCAAACCCTCCTCTCCATCTCCAATGGCCTTGCCTCGTTTCTCTGCTCCCATTGGGTCCACCTTGCTTCTCTCTACCAGTTCCTTGCCTGCCTGGTGCAACTACCTCCCATCCTCAGCACAACCGACATCCTGTGGCTGTCCTGTTTCTGCTTCCCACTGCTCAGGTGAGTGTCAGGAGGTACTGGACTGCCCTGTGTGCTTATCCATCTGACTCCCATGGGTCGCTGTCACCGCCTCTCACCCAGTCTCTGCTTCCCAGCATCTCCCTGCTGGGGAAGCCCCCGCACAGCTCCATTATGTCCATGGCGACAGGGAAAAACCTTCACTCCATCCCCAAGAAGGTGAGTGAGTGGGCACTGTGGCGGGACCGCAGCTCAGTGGAGTGTGGGGAGCAGGGTGGCGAGCGAGGTTACCTGGGAGCCCCCACTGGCAGCCCAGAGGGGATGCCTGGCTAGTGACGCCTTCTCCCCCAGACCCAGCACTACTTCCTGCTCTGCTTCCTGCTCAAGTTCAGCCTCCCGGTGGGCTCGTGCCTGGTCTGCTTTGGCTTCACACTGCAGAGCTTCTGCGACAGCGCCCGGGCCCGCCACCTCACCAACTGTTCCTCCATCATGCTGAGCAGGTGTGTGCTGCCCCGGGCCTTGGGCCTTCCCCCAGCACCCCTGgctggcccccccccccctctccctgGACCCCTCCCTGGCTGAACCTGTGCCTGGCTTTGGCAGCGAAGCGGACACGGCTCCGGCCTGGTTTAACGACTTTGCCAACGGGCTACTGTCGGCCCAGAAGCTGGCGGCGGCGCTGATCGTCCTGCACACTGGTGGGTGCTGTGGGGCACCCTGGGATGGGGCAGCTGGGGATGAGGGGCAGTCTGGGGTGCCCCGGGACCAGCCTGATGCCCTTTCTTCCCATCCTCGCCAGTCTTCATCTCTATCACCCACGTGCACCGCACCAAGCCCCTGTGGCGGAAGAGCCCCCTGACCAACCTGTGGTGGGCACTGACAGTGCCAGTGGTGTGAGTGAAGGGGCGGGGCCCAGGGCTGGTGGGTGGAGCCTGAAGTTAGTAGGAGTGGCCTGGGCAGGTAGATGGGGCCAATAGTGTGAGAGAGGGGCTGAGAGTTCCTCCCAGAGGGCATGGCTCCCCATTGGTGGGCATGGTCTTGGGGTGGTGGGCAGGGCCTGAGACCAGCAGCTGATGTGCAGAACTTGGTTGGGGCTGGTGGCTGGGCCTGGGACAGGTGGGTGGGACTCGCCATTGGTGGGCGATGTCCAAGGTGTGAGTGACAGGGTGAGTCAGTGACCAAACGGCTGGGCCAGTGGTTGGTGGACATGGTCTGTCTTGGGGGGGCCCCTTGGGCCGAGGGCTCGGTAGGAAGCTGAGCTCTGCCGACCTGGCCCGCCCGCAGGCTGCTCGGGCAGCTGGCCCAGACAGCAGTGGATCTGCAGCTGTGGACGCACAGGGCCAGCCCTGTGCACTTTGGCCCGGAGGATGTGCCTTTGCTGACGTGGCTCCTGGGCTGCCTGTCCCTGGTGCTTGTGGTGGTCACCAACGAGATTGTCAAACTGCATGAGATCCGGTGAGCGCTGCTCCACCCCTAGGCTCAGCCTGGGCCCTAAGGCCTTCCTTTCCCAGCTCTGCTTCCCTCTCTGTCTCAGCTCCTTTGCTGGTCTGGGAGTTATGCTTTAACCTGGACTTTGTTTCGGTTTGGGGCTGTACTTGGTACTGCTCAGGGCACTCTATGCatactgggttcaaaccctggtcagctgtgtgtgcaCATTTTAAGCCTTACTCGCTGTACTATTGAGTTGGCCCTAATCTGGATTTTTAATTTCCTGCCCTCCAGGGTCCGGGTCCGCTACCAGAAGCGTCAGAAGCTGCAGTTTGAGACCAAGCTGGGCATGAACTCTCCCTTCTGAGCTGCCCTACCCGCCCAGGGAGTTGGTATCATGAATGTTtcagggctcaggggtccatgtgcCTCATGGGGACACTTTGGGTCTCCTCCCCTTCTGACTAGGGGCCTGGGCCCATCAGAGTGCCCCAACTTTGCTTTTGTAACTGCGTATCTATGGGCTTCTGAGAACCTCAAGGGCCCAGTATATGAGCCTTTCCCAGCAGCAGCTGAGGCCAGCTTGTGCACTTGAGGCCATGCCAGAGGTTAGGGTGCTGTTGGTGTCTCATACCCTGTACCCTCTCTTCCTAGGGCCTGGACCCAGGGGGGGCTAAGCACAGCTCCCCCTCACGCTGAGACCGGAAGATGAGCCCTCGTGGCCTCAGCCAGTACCACTCACGTTGGCCATCAGAGTGGGTCTTGGGGACCTGGCCCAAGTGGGGTCTTCCACCTCCCCTCCCCGTCCCCAGTTCTCTTGTGTGAAAGTTTTTACTCTGCGTATTTTGTACTGGAAATGAGCCTTTTGGAACGAATGCAGACTGGTTTGTTTGTATTAAAACTTGTAAATTGCTGGAGAAAAAATATCCATGGCTGGTCCTTGAGGTGGCCACAGTGCCTGGGGCTCGGGTGAGAGGTGGGGGTCCATGAGGTGCTGCGCAGACTCAAACACAGGAGCAGGGCCATGTGGAATGACAATGACACTTTCATTGGTGTTAGTGGGATACGAGAGAGGGGGAGGGTCAGAGCCAGGGGCTGGCCAGCAGGGTGGGGTTCGCCTGCTGTGGTCCAAGGTCCCCCCCCACTCCTTCCACCCATGGGGCCTCTCAGGCAGTTATCTAGaataaattccatttaaaatatatgcatttctctctgcttaaaaaaagaacatttacagTTGAAAGTCTGGACTCTGGAGACCATCAGTTCATCCCCTGCCCAGTCCTGGGCAGGCCTTGGCAACTTATTTAGATATCCCCGGGGCCCCTAGGAGGACACCTCAATGCAGGGGGAGGGGCCCACATGAGGGGCAGGAAGCCTAGCCCCCCTTCTTCCTGGGGAGACATCGCCTGACAAGTCCCCGCCCAGCCCTCTCCTGCCAGCTACTCCTGGCACCTTCTAGCATCTTCTGGGCTGGGGCCAAGGCAGCAGGCAATGCAGCTCAATCCAGCATGGCATCCAGTTGGTCGGCCAGGGCATCGAACATGGTGCTGATGTCATCCAGGATGTGCTTGGTGGAGGTGCCAGCGGGGCTGTAAGGGGCAAGGAGGGGACCAGGCCTGATGAGCTGAGTGGGCTGGGCACCCCAAACCATGTGTCTTCATTCTGACCCTTCCTAAAGCAGAGGTGCTGCTGTTCCCCTCCAGTGCCTGAGGCTGGGGGAAGTCACCtctcagacatttttttttggcttttggggccacactggctgtactcaggggtcactcctgggggctcaggggaccctatgggatgctagaggtcaaacccaggtcagccacttgctgggcaaacaccctccctgctatactaggGCTCCAGTATTTTTGAAAGTTGGGGTGGCTTCAACCAGTTCCATAGACTAGTTCTGGGTAGCTCCAGACCGGGGCTTTTGTTGCAGTGGTGGGTCACTCACCCTTCTCTCTCCTCAGCGCTGATGCTCTTCTCGGCGGCCCTCAAGGCAGCGGCCAGGGAGGAGCTGGTCTGCTCCAGCCTCTGCTGGGCCCGGGCCGGGCCTGGTGGCCGCACGCTCTCGGGCCTTGGTGGGGGCACTGGgcgggggccgggccgggccgccaGCTTAGGACCAGAGAAGGCCAGCTGCGTGCTGGCTACGGATATGGACTTGGGGGCTGTCCCTGCAGAGACAGGGCAGGCCCGTGACGTGCCTGGGGGTATAGCAGTGGCCAGTGGACCCTCTCCTGGCGCCATCTCACCTGCTCCAGGCACCTTGAGCAGAGCTGTCGGGGGTGCAGGGAGCTCGGGCTCTCGGGACTGCCATGTCCCAGCTGTATGTTCCAGAGCCGGCCCAGGGCCAGGGGGCGTGAGGGGCTGTGAGGGGCTGCTGGGGGCCACGGGGTTCACAGCTCCTTCACCTGCAGGACTGCTGGGCTCAGGCCGCGAAGTAGGAGCAGCTGGCACGGGAGCCTCGCTGGGGGCCTGGGGAGTTGCTGGTGCTGTGGGGCTGGAATTGGTGCTCACCACCCCAAAAGCCTCCAGTGCCGTCTGCAGCGGCTCCCGCTCCCGACACCGGGGCCGCCGCTTCACTGTGTCAGACTCAGTGAGGTTGAAATCCAGGCCCAGGGGCAGGGCCGTCTCTCGGGGTGCAGGGCCAGCGGGCTTGGGACGCTGCTTGATGGTCAGGTTGCCCTCCTCAGCGAACGGCAGCCCTTCCCCAGAGCTGCCCCGCGAAGGAGGTGTTCCCACCGTCCCCGGCTCCTCCTCTTCTGTGTCCGAAGCAGGGCCAGCAGGGGTTGGGGGTTCCGGGGGTTCGGAGGGACCCGCTGGTTCACTCAGTGTCCGCCTTCGGGGTCCCCCGCTGCCCTCCTTGGGCCCAGGGCCAGCGTCCACGGGAGGCGGCTCAGAGGTGGGCCCCGAAACGGAGCTCAGgcgcttggggggtgggggtggggggccttTGCGACGAGCCCGCAGGGCAAAGGACTGGCTGCGGGGGGTACCTCGAGCTGGGGTCAGGCTGGGGCTAGTCCTGGCCAGGGTGCTGCGCCCTGGTCTCCGAGTAAGGGTGGCGTAGCTGCTTAGGGCACTGCCCACTGGCCCTGGGCCCTCCCCGTCCGTGTCCCCCTCTGTCGAGCCAGAGCGACTCAGGCTGTGTGACCTGCGCTTGGGCCTCGGAGGATCAGGGGGGATGGCCTGTGGTCCAGACAAGTAAGAGAAGGCTCGAGGTGCACCTGCATGGGGCCCTGGGGCTGGGCTGGAGGTTGAACCCTGGGGGTGCATGAAGACATAAGAGGGGGCCCCTGGACCCGGAAGAGGGGAAGAGAGCTTCAGGGGCCGCTCGGTGCCTTCTGGCAGGTTTCTCTCAGGTGGGGTCCCAGGGTCACCCCCGCTGGCCGGAGACATGGGCTGCTCTTGTGAGTGGCCAGAGCCCCGTGAGCGTGCACCGATGCTCTCTTGGCTGGGGGAGCGGGCggggggcaggggcaggggctcAGAGGCCCCCCCGGCCATGGCCGCCTGCAGCTCGGGGCTCAGCTCGCTGCCCTGAAACGTGAGGAGGCGGGGGCCACCTGCAGTCCCGGGGCCGTCCCCATTCTCCAGCCCCTCGATAGCCATGAGCTCAGGGTCTCTGGCTGGCCGATGGCCGCCTTCACCCGGCGAGTCCCCCTGCAGCAGGCCCCGGCGGAGCTCAGCCAAGCGCTTCACCCCCAACATGAGTTTCTTCTGGTGACCTGGGGAAGCAGGTGGAGGGCGGGTTTGTCAGGAGCTGAGCCCCGACAAGGTGGAGCCCAGTGGTCAGTTCCAAGGAGTCCCCACTTAGCCCCAGTGGGGTCCCACCCACCCAGCTATCAGCCCTAGGGAGGTCCCCACTCCCCACTTAACCATCAGTCATTAGAGGGTCCTGACCCAGGGGAATCCTCACCCAGCCAGTAGCCTCAAGGGGATCCCACTTAGCTGTCAGACCCAGGGGAATCCCTCCAGCCACACCACATCACTCACCTAGCTTGTTGACCCCAATCTCCTGCAGCTCCTCCCACGTGAGCTCAGCCACCAGCCCCATGGAGTCATAACCACTGCACACGAGTTGCTTGTGGTACTGCGGTAGCCCTAGCGCGCATAGCCACTCCAGCAGGTCGGCCTGAGGGAGAGGCGGGCAATGTCACCGGCACGGTTGGGCTAGCTGAGGGGGGGACACATTTGTGGCCTTGTCCCCCCCGAGGGTTTACTCACCGGGACATAACTGGGCAGCCACTCGGCGATACTCAGCTGGGCAATCTCTGAGGCGATCTTCTTCCTGTGGCCAGGCTTGGTCACCCCGATGGCTGTCAGGTCCTGCCGGGCATAGTGATACCCTCAGCCCTGCCTGCCTGCTATGCCTGCCCACCTgcttgttccttccttccctccttccctccttcatccctccctccctccctccaggaGGCGTTGGTGGCGCTGCCCACCTCGGGTGTCATTCGGCTGATGGTGGGCACGTCATAGCCGGCCTGCAGGAAGTGGGCCGTGTAGCCCTCCAGCTGGAACTCGCTCAGCCAGTTGTGGATGGCCTGAGCGTCCTGGAGAGATGGGGTGGGGGGTAAGCTGCTGGGACCCTTATGTCCCTGAAAGCACCACCTGGGCCTGCAAGTGGGGATTGGAGCCTGGGTTGGGGGTTGGCACCTACCTTCCCCTCTAGCAGCTGCTCCGGCCTCACGTCCTGTGTGAAGGGATCCCCGGGACGGTAGGCAGCTGCAGGCCGGTGGCTGAGGTTGTCTATAGGGTAAGAGGAACGGAGAATCAGGGAAGGGATCAAGATGAAGACGCCCCCTATCCCCTCCCCAGCGCCTTTCCTCAGCCCCCTCGCCTACCTGCTAGGAGCGAAGGGTGCGATGCAGGCAGCGCCAGGTCCTCTCGGGCCAAGGGCAGTGGCTGGGACAGACCAGACATGTGAAGAGGCCGAGAGTGTGGGGGATCTGGCCACAGGGGATGAACCCTGCCCTGGCTCCCCTGTACTCCCCTCCCCTACCTGGGCATTCTCAATCAGGAGGCCGGGGCCATGGCCGTTAGTGCCCTCGGAGCTCTGCCCGCTGCCGGCACTGCGGATGCTGCCTACGCTGCCCTCGCTGCCCACGCTGTTCCGGTCACCTGCTGTGGGGCCCAGTAACCCAGGGTCAGCGCCCCAGCGGCCGACAGCTGACTGGCGGCCTGCCCCGTGCCCTGCACCTGGCCCTGCGGGAAGGAGTACCTGGGCTGTCGGGGCCGAGCCCCCCATGCTGCAGAGAGTCGTCAGTCGTGGGCTGGGGCGTCCGTGGGAAGCCGGGGCGAAGCGGGGTGGGTGTGGACGGGAGGCGGGCCACGGGGAGGCCCACCCGCTTGCTGACCACCTCCACGATGCCCGGTGGGAAGTAGCCCACTCGGTCTGTGCCTCTCTGGCTCTCGTGTATGTGGCCCTTCCAGCGGCCGTCAGGGTGCTGCTCCAGGACCTGCGGTTGGGGGCACAAGAGGGGTTCTGTCTATTCTCAGCAGGGACCCTCTTCACCTGTGCATCCACTCCCACAGACAGCCGATCCCTGGGCTTCTGGGGCTTGGAATGGACCCTAAACCGAATGGTCGCTAACTGGCCTCGGCTGGTCACTGATTTCTTTAATCCCCCATTTGGCTGCATTTAGACACAGGAATGCCTGGGCCACAACCCAGTAAGGGTACAGGGATAAATCTCAGCCCATTGGGGCCGGAAGAGAGCAGAGaggggaaggtatttgccttgtacatggcaaatAGGTTCCCTGCATTCtgaattccctgcatcccatatgcattaaccaattctagccaggattcctgaatgcagagccaggaataacccctgagcactgatggatgtggccccctcccaaaagaaaatttcagcCAAAGCTGAATCCAGGATTCCTGCCCACCCTACTGATGATCAGGTAACCCCACTCAATCAGTTGGGGGTGTCTCACCGTGATCACGTCCCCCGCCCGAATATTGAGTGCTGTGGGATCGTGAAGGTTCCAAAAATCCTTGAGTGCTCGGACCTTTAGTATCCCCGAGGCTTCTAAGAGAATGAGACCAGGGTTACAAGGGGGCAGCTGCTGAGGGTGTCTGTACCCCCCTGCCCACTGCTGGGTCCACGGCTCCTGCTCCCTTCTCCCACCCGCAGGTGGGCAAGGAACCAGGCAGGGCCCTCACCCCGCAGCAGCTGCTTGATCTCCCGGCTGGCCTGCGAGGTGGTGAACTGGTTGACGATGTCCAATGCCGTCTGATTGTAGGTGTTACGGATGTTTGCGTCCACCCCACCCTGCGGACACGAACCCACCAAATAAACACCCCAGGCCCTGTTTGCCTCCACCCCCGAATTCCCTGGACTTGGACCAGTCCTGAGGAGcagcattttccatattttttttttttggttttggggccacacccagcattgctcaggggttcctcctggctctgtgctcaggaatcacttttgtcaGGTTCGGGGGtccctttgggatgctgggaatcgaacctgggtgggACATGTGCAAAGGTGCAAAGCAAACTTCCCCCAAGTTGTGCTATAACTCCGGCCCCCAGTTTCCAGATCTTTACAGAGGAGGCTGGGTAGGGCTGCGCTTGAGGTGCCTAGCAGTGGGTGGGATGTCCCCTTGGGTGGGCCTGGATCTCACCCACCTCCAGGAGCAGCCGCACCACCTCGGTCTTGCCGTAGAGCGCAGCCTCATGCAGGGCGGTGCCAGTCTTGGTCTGCCGGTTGATCTCGATGCCGGCTCGTAGCAGCTGCCTGCAGGTGGGCCGGGGAAGCACGGCCATCAGAGCGGGGTAAAGAGGGCAGAAGGACTTCGAGGGACTAtgcagaaagggaagaaggaagtaggAGGGACAGCGGGTACCTGATGACCTCCCTGTGGCCGTTCTTGGCAGCCAAGTGCAGGGGTGTGGTGTAGTTGGGGTCGCACGGGTCCTTGGCCTCGCCCTCCAGCAGGGCCACGCAGAGGTGGCTGTTCAGGAGCAGCTGGGTCACCTGCACAGACAGGCTTGGTTCGAGATGCCGGGACACCCcagcctgcccccccccaacatACACACCCCACAGAGGCCCTGTGAGGCCTCACCTTGAGCCGCCCGAATTCACAAGCCAGATCCAGGGGTGTCTTCTTGGCTTTGTTGACCAGGCAGGGGTTCGATTGATGCTGGAGGAGCATTTCCGACTGGGGATGGATGGGTGGGCAAGAGCACCAGGTGAGAGACCCTCTCGGGCTAGCTAGCACACTGGCTGGTTCCCTCTTCCCCCAGGGGCACCCAGGTTCACGTACCACCTCGTAGTGCCCGTACTGGGCAGCCAGGTGCAGTGGGATCTGCCCGTCCAGTGAGGCTGCATTTACTGCCGCAGCCGCTCGCAGCAGCAATCTTACAGGCTCCAGCCGGCCCTGCCAGGCTGCGTAGTGCAGTGGGCGCATACCTGGTGGGGGTGAAAGGCCAAGAACAGGGGATCAGAGGACACTTGGTGCGGGTTTGGTCAGGGAGAGTCGGGGCTGTGACCTCACAAGAGCCCTGGTCCTCCCACGCTGAGGAGGGGTGTTGGTGCCCCCTATAACACCAGAAGGGGAAGTGTGGGGGGGACATTCAAAGAAAGTTGCCTGTCCTGCACGTATGAGCCCCTGGGTCCCAATCCCTAGCACCCACAAAGTCCGCACTGGCCATGCAGCTCCAACTGAGGCAGGCAATTAAGTCAGGGTGTGCTGGGCTCCCCAGGGCTCTCACCGTTGCTGTCCTTGATGTCCACTGTAGCCTGAGCCTCCAGTAGTAGAGCGATGAGCTCCAGACTGCCCCCCAAGGCGGCGTGGTGCAGGGCTGAGAAGCTGGTGGGAGAAACACAGGTAGGTAGGGGTGTCAGGGGCGGTCCCCAGCTTATTCAGGCTCTTCTTCTGATGGCCCGGCCCAG
This genomic interval carries:
- the CASKIN2 gene encoding caskin-2 isoform X2; the protein is MGREQDLILAVKNGDVPGVQKLVAKVKAAKTKLLGSTKRFNVNYQDADGFSALHHAALGGSLELIALLLEAQATVDIKDSNGMRPLHYAAWQGRLEPVRLLLRAAAAVNAASLDGQIPLHLAAQYGHYEVSEMLLQHQSNPCLVNKAKKTPLDLACEFGRLKVTQLLLNSHLCVALLEGEAKDPCDPNYTTPLHLAAKNGHREVIRQLLRAGIEINRQTKTGTALHEAALYGKTEVVRLLLEGGVDANIRNTYNQTALDIVNQFTTSQASREIKQLLREASGILKVRALKDFWNLHDPTALNIRAGDVITVLEQHPDGRWKGHIHESQRGTDRVGYFPPGIVEVVSKRVGLPVARLPSTPTPLRPGFPRTPQPTTDDSLQHGGLGPDSPAGDRNSVGSEGSVGSIRSAGSGQSSEGTNGHGPGLLIENAQPLPLAREDLALPASHPSLLADNLSHRPAAAYRPGDPFTQDVRPEQLLEGKDAQAIHNWLSEFQLEGYTAHFLQAGYDVPTISRMTPEDLTAIGVTKPGHRKKIASEIAQLSIAEWLPSYVPADLLEWLCALGLPQYHKQLVCSGYDSMGLVAELTWEELQEIGVNKLGHQKKLMLGVKRLAELRRGLLQGDSPGEGGHRPARDPELMAIEGLENGDGPGTAGGPRLLTFQGSELSPELQAAMAGGASEPLPLPPARSPSQESIGARSRGSGHSQEQPMSPASGGDPGTPPERNLPEGTERPLKLSSPLPGPGAPSYVFMHPQGSTSSPAPGPHAGAPRAFSYLSGPQAIPPDPPRPKRRSHSLSRSGSTEGDTDGEGPGPVGSALSSYATLTRRPGRSTLARTSPSLTPARGTPRSQSFALRARRKGPPPPPPKRLSSVSGPTSEPPPVDAGPGPKEGSGGPRRRTLSEPAGPSEPPEPPTPAGPASDTEEEEPGTVGTPPSRGSSGEGLPFAEEGNLTIKQRPKPAGPAPRETALPLGLDFNLTESDTVKRRPRCREREPLQTALEAFGVVSTNSSPTAPATPQAPSEAPVPAAPTSRPEPSSPAGEGAVNPVAPSSPSQPLTPPGPGPALEHTAGTWQSREPELPAPPTALLKVPGAGTAPKSISVASTQLAFSGPKLAARPGPRPVPPPRPESVRPPGPARAQQRLEQTSSSLAAALRAAEKSISAEEREGPAGTSTKHILDDISTMFDALADQLDAMLD
- the CASKIN2 gene encoding caskin-2 isoform X1 is translated as MGREQDLILAVKNGDVPGVQKLVAKVKAAKTKLLGSTKRFNVNYQDADGFSALHHAALGGSLELIALLLEAQATVDIKDSNGMRPLHYAAWQGRLEPVRLLLRAAAAVNAASLDGQIPLHLAAQYGHYEVSEMLLQHQSNPCLVNKAKKTPLDLACEFGRLKVTQLLLNSHLCVALLEGEAKDPCDPNYTTPLHLAAKNGHREVIRQLLRAGIEINRQTKTGTALHEAALYGKTEVVRLLLEGGVDANIRNTYNQTALDIVNQFTTSQASREIKQLLREASGILKVRALKDFWNLHDPTALNIRAGDVITVLEQHPDGRWKGHIHESQRGTDRVGYFPPGIVEVVSKRVGLPVARLPSTPTPLRPGFPRTPQPTTDDSLQHGGLGPDSPAGDRNSVGSEGSVGSIRSAGSGQSSEGTNGHGPGLLIENAQPLPLAREDLALPASHPSLLADNLSHRPAAAYRPGDPFTQDVRPEQLLEGKDAQAIHNWLSEFQLEGYTAHFLQAGYDVPTISRMTPEDLTAIGVTKPGHRKKIASEIAQLSIAEWLPSYVPADLLEWLCALGLPQYHKQLVCSGYDSMGLVAELTWEELQEIGVNKLGHQKKLMLGVKRLAELRRGLLQGDSPGEGGHRPARDPELMAIEGLENGDGPGTAGGPRLLTFQGSELSPELQAAMAGGASEPLPLPPARSPSQESIGARSRGSGHSQEQPMSPASGGDPGTPPERNLPEGTERPLKLSSPLPGPGAPSYVFMHPQGSTSSPAPGPHAGAPRAFSYLSGPQAIPPDPPRPKRRSHSLSRSGSTEGDTDGEGPGPVGSALSSYATLTRRPGRSTLARTSPSLTPARGTPRSQSFALRARRKGPPPPPPKRLSSVSGPTSEPPPVDAGPGPKEGSGGPRRRTLSEPAGPSEPPEPPTPAGPASDTEEEEPGTVGTPPSRGSSGEGLPFAEEGNLTIKQRPKPAGPAPRETALPLGLDFNLTESDTVKRRPRCREREPLQTALEAFGVVSTNSSPTAPATPQAPSEAPVPAAPTSRPEPSSPAGEGAVNPVAPSSPSQPLTPPGPGPALEHTAGTWQSREPELPAPPTALLKVPGAGEMAPGEGPLATAIPPGTSRACPVSAGTAPKSISVASTQLAFSGPKLAARPGPRPVPPPRPESVRPPGPARAQQRLEQTSSSLAAALRAAEKSISAEEREGPAGTSTKHILDDISTMFDALADQLDAMLD